The genomic stretch GCGCGACTTGCGTCCTGGGCCGGAAGGGCAACCCCCTGAGCTGTTTACAAACACGCCAATGGTCAAAAAGGCCCGCGAAGGGGTGATGGAATTTCTGCTCATCAATCACCCGCTGGATTGCCCTATCTGCGATCAGGGCGGTGAATGTGACCTGCAGGACCAGGCAATGGCCTATGGCCGCGATGGCACGCGGTTTGAAGAAAACAAACGCGCCGTCGAAGAAAAGCATATGGGGCCTTTGATCAAGACGATCATGACCCGCTGCATCCAGTGCACCCGCTGCGTTCGGTTCGCAACGGAAGTTGCTGGTGTGGATGATCTGGGCTTGGTCAATCGCGGCGAGAATGCCGAGATTACAACCTATCTTGAAAAAGCCGTTGAAAGCGAATTGACCGGCAACCTGATTGATGTCTGCCCTGTTGGCGCTCTCACCTCCAAGCCCTATGCGTTCAGTGCAAGGCCTTGGGAGCTGCGCAAGACCGAAACCATCGACGTGATGGATGCTGTGGGGTCCAACATCCGCGTGGATGCACGGGGCCGGGAAGTCATGCGCATCCTGCCGCGCCTGCATGACGATGTGAATGAGGAATGGCTGGCAGACAAGTCGCGCTTTATCTGGGACGGTCTGAATCGTCAGCGTCTTGACCAGCCATATATCCGCAAGGACGGCAAGTTGCGACCGGCCAGCTGGGAAGAAGCGTTTGACGTCGCCGCGGCGAGGCTTGGCGCGGTAGCACCCGAAAAAGCGGCTGCGCTAGTGGGGGATCTTGTTCCCGCTGAGGCTGTGAAAGCTCTTAAAGACCTGATGGCCTCTATCGGTTCGCCGCATACTGACTGCCGTCAGATTGGTGAGGGGCTGGGCTTGTTGGCTGATGGAAGCCGCGCGCCACGTGAAAGCTATCTGTTCAACAGCGGCATTGCCGGCCTTGAACAGGCAGATGCAGTGCTGCTTGTGGGCACCAACCCACGTATCGAAGCACCGCTCATCAATGCCCGTCTGCGCAAGATGTGGCTGAGTGATATGAAGCTCGAGATCGTTCTGATCGGCGAAGCAGCTGATCTGACCTACGAGTACACGCATCTTGGTGCCGGACCTGACAGCCTGGCAACGCTTGTCAGTGGGGAGAGTGGCTTTCTTGAAATCCTCAAAAAAGCAGAGAGACCGGCCATCATTATCGGCAGCGCTGTACTGACACGCGCAGATACTGGCGCGTTGCTGGCGGAACTTGGTCAACTGGCCGGGACTGTTGGTGCAATAGCGGAAGGCTGGAATGGCTACAATATTCTGCATACAGCTGCGGCACGCGTTGGGGCACTTGACCTTGGCTTTCTGCCCGGCGTGGGCGGTCTTGCCATGGGCGGCATTCTCGATGGTGCGGCATCAGGCGATATAGAAGTCGTCTATAATCTTGGCTGTGACGAACTGGATGCGACAAAGCTGGAAAAGGCTTTCGTCATTTATCAGGGCCACCACGGCGACGCAGGTGCGCGCACAGCGGATGTTATTTTCCCTGGTGCGGCCTATACCGAGCAGCACGGTATTTATGTGAATACGGAAGGGCGGGTGCAGATGGCCCAGCGCGCCTATTTCCCGTTTGGCGAAGCGCGTGAAGACTGGGCGATTTTGAGAGCGTTTTCAGAAAAGCTGGGCAAAACATTGCCTTATGATGATCTTTTTGCCCTGCGACAGGCCATGATAGAGGACGCGCCCGTATTGGGGGCAATCGATCAGGCACCGTCACCAGCCGCGCTTGATGTCAACGCGTTGGGACAAAAAGGCGACACGGGCTCGGAGCCGTTCCGCTCGCCCGTCAGCAATTATTATCTGACGAACCCGATTGCGCGGGCCAGCAAGACGATGGCTGAATGTTCAGCAGCCCTCGTCGAGAAGCGAATCATGGCAGCCGAGTAAATGAACGGGAAAAACCTGACAAAAGCATGGAACTGGCAGCTACACCTACTTCACGAACAGAAAATGGCACGTTAGAAGGCGCGGCATGATTGAATTCCTGACAGGCAGAGACTGGGACGTATGGTGGAGCGGGGCGCTTTCAACCACCCTGCAGACGCTTGCCCTGATGGTCGTACTGCTGGTCTCGCTGGCATTTCTGCTGCTGTTTGACCGCAAGGTCTGGGCCGCCGTGCAAATGCGTAAGGGACCGAATGTCGTTGGGGCCTTTGGCCTGCTTCAGTCCTTTGCCGATTTTTTCAAATTCGTTTTGAAAGAAATTGTTGTGCCAGCGGGCGCGGACAAGACAGTATTCCTGCTCGCCCCGTTCATTTCCTTCGTGCTCGCCTTTATCGGCTGGGCAGTTGTGCCGGTCGGGCCCGGCCTTGTTGTGTCGGACATCAATGTCGGCATTCTCTATCTTTTCGCTGTCTCGTCGCTTGGTGTGTATGGCATCATCATGGGCGGCTGGGCCTCCAATTCGAAATACCCGTTTCTCGGCTCGCTGCGCTCCGCGGCACAGATGGTCTCTTATGAGGTCTCTCTGGGCTTTATCATTATTTCCGTGCTGTTGTTGGTCGGCTCAATGAACCTGACTGATATTGTCAACAGTCAGGACCGTGGCCTTGGTATTCTCAACTGGCACTTCATTCCGCTCTTCCCGTTATTTGTGATGTTCTTCATTTCGGCGCTGGCAGAGACCAACCGCCCACCCTTCGACCTGCCGGAAGCAGAGTCAGAACTCGTTGCCGGGTATCAGGTTGAGTATTCTTCCACGCCGTATCTGCTGTTTATGATTGGTGAATATCTCAACATTGTGCTGATGTGCGCCATGACAGTTATTCTGTTCCTTGGTGGCTGGCATGCCCCGATTGACGTGCCGGTCCTGAATGCAATCCCGCTGTTCTGGTTTGGGGCCAAGGTCGTCTTCATGTTTTTCATGTTCGCCATGGTAAAGGCGATTGTGCCACGTTATCGCTATGACCAGTTGATGCGTATCGGCTGGAAGCTGTTCCTGCCATTTTCGATTGCCTACCTCATCTTCGTGGCAGGCATGATGTTGATGTTCCCTGATCTTGCTGACTGGTTCCAAAGCTGGAGGGCCAACTGATGTCCCGTGTCGCACAAGCCCTGAACGGCATGTTCATGAAAGATTTTGCTGGCGCTTTCTGGCTGGCACTAAAGTACTTTTTCCGGCCCAAGGCGACGGTGAATTATCCTTTTGAAAAAGGGCCGCTATCGCCCCGCTTCCGCGGAGAACATGCCTTGCGTCGTTATCCCAATGGCGAAGAGCGGTGCATTGCCTGTAAATTGTGCGAGGCGATCTGTCCGGCACAGGCGATCACGATTGAAGCCGAGCCGCGTGATGATGGCTCGCGCCGCACCACGCGCTACGACATCGACATGACGAAATGCATCTATTGCGGTTTTTGCCAGGAGGCATGTCCGGTGGATGCCATCGTTGAGGGGCCGAATTTTGAATTTGCGACTGAAACCAGAGAAGAGCTGTTCTATGACAAGGATCGGCTTCTTGAAAATGGTGACCGCTGGGAGCGGGAAATCGCAAAAAATCTGGAAATGGATGCGCCTTACCGCTAAGGCGCGCCGCGAAATAATTCATGTGCGCCATTCGGGGCACGTCTACGGAACGAGGGGCCTTGTCAGGCCACATAAACAGCGCGAAGGCGCCTGACCTGAATATATGTTTGCACAACTCGCTTTTTATGTCTTTGCAGGGACAACACTCGCAGCCGGGCTAGGGGTCATACTGGCTCGTAACCCTGTACATTCCGTACTGTTCCTCATCACGGCGTTCATTGCCACTGCAGGCCTGTTCGTCATGATGGGCGCTGAATATCTCGCCATGTTATTGGTCGTCGTCTATGTCGGCGCGGTTGCCGTGCTGTTCCTGTTTGTTGTGATGATGCTCGATGTGGATTTTGCCGAGCTGAACGCTGGCTATGCGAAATATATTCCGTTTGGCATCGCGATCGGTGTTGTGCTTGCCGTTCAGATTGGTTTCATCGTTGCTGCCTGGCAG from Parvularcula sp. IMCC14364 encodes the following:
- the nuoI gene encoding NADH-quinone oxidoreductase subunit NuoI; translation: MSRVAQALNGMFMKDFAGAFWLALKYFFRPKATVNYPFEKGPLSPRFRGEHALRRYPNGEERCIACKLCEAICPAQAITIEAEPRDDGSRRTTRYDIDMTKCIYCGFCQEACPVDAIVEGPNFEFATETREELFYDKDRLLENGDRWEREIAKNLEMDAPYR
- the nuoH gene encoding NADH-quinone oxidoreductase subunit NuoH, with the protein product MIEFLTGRDWDVWWSGALSTTLQTLALMVVLLVSLAFLLLFDRKVWAAVQMRKGPNVVGAFGLLQSFADFFKFVLKEIVVPAGADKTVFLLAPFISFVLAFIGWAVVPVGPGLVVSDINVGILYLFAVSSLGVYGIIMGGWASNSKYPFLGSLRSAAQMVSYEVSLGFIIISVLLLVGSMNLTDIVNSQDRGLGILNWHFIPLFPLFVMFFISALAETNRPPFDLPEAESELVAGYQVEYSSTPYLLFMIGEYLNIVLMCAMTVILFLGGWHAPIDVPVLNAIPLFWFGAKVVFMFFMFAMVKAIVPRYRYDQLMRIGWKLFLPFSIAYLIFVAGMMLMFPDLADWFQSWRAN
- the nuoG gene encoding NADH-quinone oxidoreductase subunit NuoG; amino-acid sequence: MTDTRAIKVNGNEVEVRADLTLLQACEAAGEEIPRFCYHERLSVAGNCRMCLIEVKGGPPKPVASCAQNVRDLRPGPEGQPPELFTNTPMVKKAREGVMEFLLINHPLDCPICDQGGECDLQDQAMAYGRDGTRFEENKRAVEEKHMGPLIKTIMTRCIQCTRCVRFATEVAGVDDLGLVNRGENAEITTYLEKAVESELTGNLIDVCPVGALTSKPYAFSARPWELRKTETIDVMDAVGSNIRVDARGREVMRILPRLHDDVNEEWLADKSRFIWDGLNRQRLDQPYIRKDGKLRPASWEEAFDVAAARLGAVAPEKAAALVGDLVPAEAVKALKDLMASIGSPHTDCRQIGEGLGLLADGSRAPRESYLFNSGIAGLEQADAVLLVGTNPRIEAPLINARLRKMWLSDMKLEIVLIGEAADLTYEYTHLGAGPDSLATLVSGESGFLEILKKAERPAIIIGSAVLTRADTGALLAELGQLAGTVGAIAEGWNGYNILHTAAARVGALDLGFLPGVGGLAMGGILDGAASGDIEVVYNLGCDELDATKLEKAFVIYQGHHGDAGARTADVIFPGAAYTEQHGIYVNTEGRVQMAQRAYFPFGEAREDWAILRAFSEKLGKTLPYDDLFALRQAMIEDAPVLGAIDQAPSPAALDVNALGQKGDTGSEPFRSPVSNYYLTNPIARASKTMAECSAALVEKRIMAAE
- a CDS encoding NADH-quinone oxidoreductase subunit J; translation: MFAQLAFYVFAGTTLAAGLGVILARNPVHSVLFLITAFIATAGLFVMMGAEYLAMLLVVVYVGAVAVLFLFVVMMLDVDFAELNAGYAKYIPFGIAIGVVLAVQIGFIVAAWQFPDNAELAREHPSPRAGQVIADPDGPTNVESLGMILYTDYVHFFQIAGMILLVSMIGAIILTFREREGVRRQDVTRQVGRKRVEGVEIVSVPTGKGIEG